Proteins from a single region of Lates calcarifer isolate ASB-BC8 linkage group LG19, TLL_Latcal_v3, whole genome shotgun sequence:
- the LOC108892454 gene encoding cytochrome P450 1B1, producing MAQVDAEFGVKSSSIIREWSGQVQPALVASFIFLFCLEACLWVRNLRLKRRLPGPFAWPVVGNAMQLGQMPHITFARLAKKYGNVYQIRLGCSDVVVLNGDRAIRQALIQHSTEFAGRPNFVSFQAVSGGKSMTFTNYSKQWKMHRKIAQSTIRAFSSANSQTKKAFEQQIVAEATELVEIFLKLSAQAQYFNPAHELTVAAANVICALCFGKRYGHDDVEFRALLERVDQFGQTVGAGSLVDVMPWLQSFPNPVRSVFKNFKDLNQEFFGFVQSKIKEHRETFDPEVTRDMSDAIIGVIDKADSDNGLTEGHTEGTVSDLIGAGLDTVSTALHWIILLLAKYPEIQTKLHKLIDKVVGPNRLPSSEDRRSLAYLDAFIYETMRFTSFVPITIPHSTTSDVTVDGLHIPKDTVVFINQWSVNHDTLKWKDPHVFDPSRFLDENDSLDKDITNNVMIFSAGKRRCIGDQIAKVEVFLFFAILLHQCSFEKCPDEDLSLNCSYGLTLKPLDYKIAAKLRGQLLKGQ from the coding sequence ATGGCTCAAGTAGATGCAGAGTTTGGTgtgaagagcagcagcatcatcaggGAGTGGAGTGGACAGGTCCAGCCTGCTCTGGTCGCctccttcattttcctcttctgtctggaAGCCTGTCTGTGGGTCAGGAACCTCAGGCTCAAGAGAAGACTGCCGGGACCCTTCGCCTGGCCTGTGGTGGGCAACGCCATGCAGCTGGGCCAGATGCCCCACATCACCTTTGCCAGGCTGGCCAAAAAGTACGGCAATGTATACCAAATTCGGCTTGGTTGCAGCGATGTAGTGGTTCTGAATGGAGACCGGGCGATACGTCAGGCTCTgatacagcacagcacagagttTGCAGGCAGACCAAACTTTGTCTCTTTTCAGGCTGTCTCAGGGGGGAAAAGTATGACTTTCACCAATTACAGCAAACAGTGGAAGATGCACAGGAAAATTGCTCAATCAACGATCAGAGCATTCTCATCTGCCAACAGTCAGACCAAAAAAGCCTTTGAGCAGCAAATTGTGGCTGAAGCCACAGAGCTAGTTGAGATTTTCCTTAAACTCAGTGCACAGGCCCAGTATTTCAACCCTGCTCATGAGTTGACAGTAGCTGCAGCTAATGTGATTTGTGCCTTGTGCTTTGGAAAACGTTATGGACATGATGATGTTGAGTTTAGAGCCTTGTTAGAGCGGGTAGATCAGTTTGGACAGACAGTAGGGGCTGGCAGCTTGGTGGATGTCATGCCATGGCTTCAGTCTTTCCCCAACCCAGTCCGCAGTGTCTTTAAAAACTTCAAAGACCTGAATCAAGAGTTCTTTGGGTTTGTCCAGAGTAAAATAAAGGAGCACAGAGAGACATTTGATCCAGAGGTAACGAGGGACATGAGCGATGCCATTATTGGCGTCATTGACAAGGCTGACAGTGACAACGGACTCACCGAAGGCCACACAGAGGGGACAGTGTCAGATCTGATTGGAGCAGGTCTGGATACCGTCTCCACTGCTCTTCACTGGATCATCCTTCTTCTGGCAAAATATCCTGAAATCCAAACCAAACTCCACAAGCTCATAGACAAAGTGGTAGGCCCAAACAGGTTGCCATCAAGTGAGGACAGAAGAAGCCTGGCATACTTGGACGCCTTCATCTACGAAACAATGCGCTTCACCAGCTTTGTCCCCATCACCATCCCCCATTCAACAACCTCAGATGTCACCGTTGATGGTCTCCACATCCCCAAAGACACGGTGGTCTTCATCAATCAGTGGTCCGTCAACCATGACACCCTGAAGTGGAAGGATCCACATGTCTTTGACCCATCACGCTTCCTGGATGAAAATGACTCCCTAGACAAGGATATCACCAACAATGTTATGATCTTCTCAGCAGGGAAGAGAAGATGTATTGGGGACCAGATCGCCAAAGTTGAGGTATTTCTGTTCTTTGCAATTCTACTCCACCAGTGCAGCTTTGAGAAATGCCCCGATGAGGACTTGTCTTTAAACTGCTCATATGGTTTAACACTGAAGCCTTTAGATTACAAGATTGCTGCCAAACTCAGGGGACAACTACTTAAAGGGCAATAA
- the LOC108892453 gene encoding cytochrome P450 1B1-like, protein MALDTEFGVKGSSIIREWSGQVQPALVASFIFLFCLEACLWVRNLRLKRRLPGPFAWPVVGNAMQLGQMPHITFARLAKKYGNVYQIRLGCSDIVVLNGHRAIRQALIEQSTEFAGRPNFASFQMISGGRSVTFSNYGKQWKAHRKIAQSSLRAFSSANSLTKTAFEQQVTAEAMELVQIFLRQSTDGRYFEPARKFTVAAANIMCALCFGKRYGHDDLEFRTLLKRLDKFGETVGAGSLVDVMPWLQSFPNPVRSLYENFKNLNEEFFTFVKDKVVQHRESFSPDVTRDMSDAIINVIEHGKDSGLTKEFVEATVTDLIGAGQDTISTALQWIMLLLVKYPDEQAKLQEVIDKVVGPDRLPSMEDRSSLAYIDAFIYETMRFTSFVPLTIPHSTTSDVTIEGLHIPQDTVVFINQWSVNHDPLKWKDPHIFDPTRFLNENGALDKDITNNVMIFSTGKRRCIGNQIAKVEVFLFTAVLLHQCSFESDPSEPLTLDCSYGLTLKPLQYCVSAKLRGKLLGLVSPA, encoded by the coding sequence ATGGCACTGGACACTGAGTTTGGTGTGAAGGGCAGCAGCATCATCAGGGAGTGGAGTGGACAGGTCCAGCCTGCTCTGGTCGCctccttcattttcctcttctgtctggaAGCCTGTCTGTGGGTCAGGAACCTCAGGCTCAAGAGAAGACTGCCGGGACCCTTCGCCTGGCCTGTGGTGGGCAACGCCATGCAGCTGGGCCAGATGCCTCACATCACCTTTGCCAGGCTGGCCAAAAAGTACGGCAATGTATACCAGATACGACTAGGTTGCAGTGATATTGTGGTTCTGAATGGACACCGGGCGATACGTCAGGCTCTGATAGAGCAAAGCACAGAGTTTGCAGGCAGACCAAACTTTGCCTCTTTCCAGATGATCTCTGGAGGCAGGAGTGTGACATTTTCTAATTACGGCAAACAGTGGAAAGCACACAGGAAAATTGCCCAGTCAAGCCTCAGAGCCTTTTCCTCTGCAAACAGTCTGACCAAAACAGCCTTTGAGCAACAGGTTACAGCTGAGGCCATGGAACTGGTGCAGATATTTTTGCGGCAGAGCACTGATGGACGGTATTTTGAGCCTGCTCGTAAATTTACAGTAGCTGCTGCTAATATCATGTGCGCTCTGTGCTTTGGGAAGCGATACGGACATGATGACCTGGAGTTCAGGACCCTGTTAAAAAGACTGGACAAGTTTGGAGAGACAGTAGGGGCAGGTAGCCTGGTAGATGTCATGCCCTGGCTTCAGTCCTTCCCTAATCCGGTCCGCAGCCTCTATGAAAACTTCAAAAACCTCAATGAGGAGTTTTTCACCTTCGTGAAAGATAAAGTGGTGCAGCACCGAGAGTCCTTTAGTCCTGACGTGACCAGGGACATGAGTGATGCCATCATCAATGTGATCGAGCACGGAAAAGACAGCGGACTGACTAAAGAGTTTGTCGAAGCAACGGTGACAGATCTAATCGGAGCAGGTCAAGACACAATATCAACTGCTTTGCAGTGGATCATGCTGCTCCTGGTCAAATACCCAGACGAGCAAGCCAAACTGCAAGAGGTCATAGACAAAGTGGTAGGCCCAGACAGACTGCCATCAATGGAGGACAGAAGCAGCCTGGCATACATAGACGCCTTCATCTACGAGACTATGCGTTTTACCAGCTTCGTCCCGCTCACCATCCCACACTCCACAACCTCAGATGTCACTATCGAAGGTCTCCACATCCCCCAAGACACGGTGGTCTTCATCAATCAGTGGTCCGTCAACCATGACCCCCTGAAGTGGAAGGACCCCCACATTTTTGACCCCACGCGCTTCCTCAATGAAAACGGGGCCCTCGACAAAGACATAACCAataatgtgatgattttttcaACAGGTAAAAGACGCTGTATTGGCAACCAGATCGCCAAGGTGGAGGTGTTCTTATTCACAGCGGTGTTGCTGCACCAGTGCAGCTTCGAGAGCGACCCCTCTGAGCCCCTCACTCTTGACTGCTCCTATGGGCTCACGCTGAAACCCCTCCAATACTGTGTCAGCGCCAAGCTCAGGGGAAAGCTGCTTGGCTTAGTTTCCCCAGCATGA